The Natrinema salifodinae genome includes a window with the following:
- a CDS encoding zinc-dependent alcohol dehydrogenase family protein translates to MRAAVLEEYGESLAIRSVDPPELDPHGVVVDVEACGICRSDWHAWRGHGEWADDRVPRGQILGHEPAGRIAEVGADVETLAPGDRVAVPFNLGEGSCYQCRNGHGNVCEDGYALGFEPNVPGAFAERIHVPHAEFNVAALPEGVSATEAAALGCRYVTAFHALAHRANVGAGDWVAVHGCGGLGLAAVQIAGALGARVIAVDVREEPLAIATELGADATVNGAAVDDVPDEIESITEKGAHVSVDALGRAETCRNSLDCLRIRGTHVQIGLTTDAERGEIALPIDELTRWDVTVVGSRGMPPSRYDELLRLIDSGRLEPERLVTRRVALADVSDRLAAMTEYETSGIEVVTEF, encoded by the coding sequence ATGCGCGCTGCAGTCCTCGAGGAGTACGGAGAGTCGCTCGCGATCCGGTCGGTGGATCCGCCCGAACTCGACCCCCACGGCGTCGTCGTCGACGTCGAGGCCTGTGGGATCTGTCGCAGCGACTGGCACGCCTGGCGAGGCCACGGCGAGTGGGCCGACGATCGAGTGCCTCGCGGACAGATCCTCGGCCACGAGCCGGCGGGGCGGATCGCAGAGGTCGGCGCGGATGTCGAGACGCTCGCGCCGGGCGATCGGGTCGCGGTCCCGTTCAACCTCGGCGAGGGCTCGTGCTATCAGTGCCGGAACGGCCACGGAAACGTTTGCGAGGACGGCTACGCGCTCGGGTTCGAGCCGAACGTCCCCGGCGCCTTCGCCGAGCGGATCCACGTGCCCCACGCCGAGTTCAACGTCGCCGCGCTCCCGGAGGGCGTCTCTGCGACCGAGGCCGCCGCGCTCGGCTGTCGGTACGTCACCGCCTTCCACGCGCTGGCCCACCGCGCCAACGTCGGCGCGGGCGACTGGGTCGCCGTCCACGGTTGCGGCGGGCTCGGCCTGGCGGCCGTCCAGATCGCGGGCGCACTCGGGGCGCGCGTGATCGCGGTCGACGTCCGCGAGGAGCCACTCGCGATAGCGACCGAACTCGGTGCGGACGCGACCGTAAACGGCGCCGCCGTCGACGACGTGCCGGACGAGATCGAATCGATCACCGAGAAGGGCGCCCACGTCTCGGTCGACGCGCTCGGCCGCGCCGAGACCTGTCGGAACAGCCTCGACTGCCTCCGGATTCGGGGAACGCACGTCCAGATCGGGCTGACGACCGACGCCGAGCGCGGCGAGATCGCCCTTCCGATCGACGAACTGACCCGCTGGGACGTCACCGTCGTCGGCTCGCGGGGCATGCCGCCCTCGCGCTACGACGAACTCCTCCGGCTGATCGACTCCGGTCGCCTCGAGCCCGAGCGCCTGGTGACCCGGCGGGTCGCCCTCGCGGACGTGTCCGACCGCCTCGCCGCGATGACCGAGTACGAGACGAGCGGCATCGAGGTCGTTACGGAGTTCTGA
- a CDS encoding acyltransferase, whose product MTTSDDATPRHERIARHATPGPRNSLAHWTTARHPLRVAINYVVVWLVRISPSLRLKRWLLRRIGVTVGPGVSWGLEATPDVFWPDLITVEADAIVGYDATLLCHEFLQDEYRTGEVVVGERAMIGAGAIVLPGVEIGADARVAANSLVTRDVAPGTTVAGVPAEPMGESSDADDSRT is encoded by the coding sequence GTGACGACTTCCGACGACGCGACGCCGCGCCACGAGCGCATCGCCCGCCACGCGACGCCCGGGCCGCGCAACTCATTGGCCCACTGGACGACCGCCCGCCACCCCCTCCGGGTCGCGATCAACTACGTCGTCGTCTGGCTCGTCCGGATCTCGCCGAGCCTCCGACTCAAGCGCTGGCTCCTGCGCCGCATCGGCGTCACGGTCGGTCCGGGCGTCTCCTGGGGACTCGAGGCCACGCCGGACGTCTTCTGGCCCGACCTGATCACGGTCGAGGCCGACGCCATCGTCGGCTACGACGCGACCCTGCTCTGTCACGAGTTCCTCCAGGACGAGTACCGGACCGGCGAGGTCGTCGTCGGCGAGCGGGCAATGATCGGGGCCGGCGCGATCGTCCTGCCTGGCGTCGAGATCGGCGCGGACGCCCGCGTCGCGGCGAACTCGCTCGTGACCCGCGACGTGGCGCCGGGGACGACGGTCGCGGGCGTGCCGGCGGAACCGATGGGCGAGTCGAGCGATGCGGACGACTCGCGGACCTGA
- a CDS encoding NAD(P)/FAD-dependent oxidoreductase produces the protein MTENVVVLGAGYAGTGAITTLQSELGGNARLTWIADVDYHLVLHEAHRVIRDPSVRSDITFPVDEVAAPSTRFIQDEVTGLDVDEQVVELADGDDVEYDYVLVALGSQTAFYGIPGLKEHSLTLKSLDDALEIHEAVKEASQEATRGEPAQIVIGGAGLSGIQTAGEIAEFRDEHRAPVEIHLVEALEEIFPGNDPEIQQALRDLLEEAGVHIHTDDPITEATDEQIEFDEGEPLEYDILVWTGGITGRDALNGADLENEHNRLTTEANFQTSNERVFAIGDSAVIDQGDQPAPPTAQAAWQAADVVGENIARAIENRPLKTWEHEDKGTVISVGEKAVAHDVKPAMGLSLPVDTFGGVPAQTLKKMIAARWIADITSWNEARKSWSSL, from the coding sequence ATGACCGAGAACGTCGTCGTGCTCGGTGCCGGATACGCCGGCACCGGCGCGATCACAACGCTCCAGTCGGAGCTCGGGGGCAACGCGCGGTTGACCTGGATCGCAGACGTGGACTACCACCTCGTGCTGCACGAGGCCCACCGCGTGATCCGCGATCCGTCCGTCCGCTCGGACATCACGTTCCCCGTCGACGAGGTCGCGGCCCCGTCGACTAGGTTCATTCAGGACGAAGTCACTGGTCTCGACGTCGACGAGCAGGTCGTCGAACTCGCCGACGGCGACGACGTCGAGTACGACTACGTTCTGGTCGCGCTCGGCAGCCAGACCGCGTTCTACGGAATCCCCGGTCTCAAGGAGCACTCCCTGACACTGAAGAGCTTAGACGACGCGCTCGAGATCCACGAAGCCGTCAAAGAGGCCAGCCAGGAGGCAACCCGCGGCGAGCCCGCACAGATCGTCATCGGCGGCGCCGGCCTCTCGGGCATCCAGACCGCCGGCGAGATCGCCGAGTTCCGCGACGAGCACCGCGCGCCCGTCGAGATCCATCTCGTCGAGGCGCTCGAGGAGATCTTCCCCGGCAATGATCCGGAGATCCAGCAGGCCCTGCGCGACCTGCTCGAAGAAGCCGGCGTCCACATCCACACGGACGACCCGATCACCGAGGCCACCGACGAGCAGATCGAATTCGACGAGGGCGAGCCCCTCGAGTACGACATCCTCGTCTGGACCGGCGGAATCACGGGCCGGGACGCCCTGAACGGCGCCGACCTCGAGAACGAGCACAACCGGCTCACCACCGAAGCCAACTTCCAGACCTCTAACGAACGCGTCTTCGCCATCGGCGACTCCGCGGTCATCGACCAGGGCGACCAGCCCGCACCGCCGACGGCCCAGGCCGCCTGGCAGGCCGCGGACGTCGTCGGCGAGAACATCGCCCGCGCCATCGAGAACCGTCCGCTGAAGACCTGGGAACACGAGGACAAGGGGACCGTCATCTCCGTCGGCGAGAAGGCCGTCGCCCACGACGTCAAGCCAGCCATGGGGCTGTCGCTGCCCGTCGACACCTTCGGCGGCGTGCCGGCCCAGACGCTCAAGAAGATGATCGCCGCGCGCTGGATCGCCGACATCACCTCCTGGAACGAGGCGCGCAAGTCCTGGTCGTCGCTGTAA
- the rocF gene encoding arginase, which produces MSRTVRIIGAPMDYGANRRGVDMGPSAIRYADLADGLEAAGVEPVDDGDLSMPRAEERDPDVGQPSRGNAKFLREVEGVCTKLSDRVAATLADGEFPLVLGGDHSLSIGSLGGSARETDLGVVWFDAHADINTPETSPSGNVHGMPLAAALGRGLFGETDWAPAPGLRESSVAYVGLRSIDEQERELIHDSELTAFTMADIDERGISAVVQDALDVATDGTDGVHVSLDLDWLDPKTAPGVGTPVRGGVTYREAHAALETLSRRDDREGFLRSMDVVEVNPILDEANETATLAAELTASAFGKRIL; this is translated from the coding sequence ATGAGCCGAACCGTCAGAATCATCGGCGCGCCGATGGACTACGGGGCGAACCGACGCGGCGTCGACATGGGACCGTCCGCGATCCGCTACGCCGACCTGGCCGACGGCCTCGAGGCGGCGGGCGTCGAGCCGGTCGACGACGGCGATCTGTCGATGCCGCGGGCGGAAGAGCGCGATCCGGACGTCGGCCAGCCCAGCCGGGGGAACGCGAAGTTCCTCCGGGAAGTCGAGGGGGTCTGTACGAAGCTGAGCGATCGCGTCGCGGCGACGCTGGCCGACGGCGAGTTCCCGCTCGTGCTGGGCGGGGACCACTCGCTGTCGATCGGCTCGCTCGGCGGCTCGGCGCGGGAGACCGACCTCGGCGTCGTCTGGTTCGACGCCCACGCCGACATCAACACGCCCGAAACCTCGCCCAGCGGCAACGTCCACGGGATGCCCCTGGCCGCGGCCCTCGGCCGCGGGCTGTTCGGCGAGACCGACTGGGCGCCCGCGCCCGGGTTGCGAGAATCCTCGGTCGCCTACGTCGGGCTTCGCAGCATCGACGAACAGGAGCGCGAACTGATCCACGACAGCGAGTTAACCGCCTTCACCATGGCCGACATCGACGAACGGGGCATCTCCGCGGTCGTTCAGGACGCCCTCGACGTGGCGACCGACGGCACCGACGGCGTCCACGTCAGCCTCGATCTCGACTGGCTCGATCCGAAGACCGCGCCTGGCGTCGGGACGCCCGTCCGCGGCGGCGTCACCTACCGGGAGGCTCACGCCGCGCTCGAGACCCTCTCTCGGCGCGACGACCGCGAGGGCTTCCTCCGGTCGATGGACGTCGTCGAGGTGAACCCCATTCTGGACGAGGCCAACGAGACAGCGACGCTGGCCGCCGAACTAACCGCGAGCGCGTTCGGCAAGCGCATTCTGTAA
- a CDS encoding Nmad3 family putative nucleotide modification protein translates to MTVVLAGVGADSTNVGALAPLYDDGRFEYVPIPEKTRETTESETLGSWDLRVGDGVAADLTTRITPQPIHDGAESVAGDALESWPLHRDPNFEALTYGEHRTSGYVSRLRALEPGDVVGFYAGLRRPGGDRAHRYLIGYFTVDRAVVVGPETPPAERQAILDAHPENAHAKRARDGDLYLDKPVVIVDGREPGGLFERDPIRLSDYYVREGNERPQYYLRDEIESAWNVRAGGANMMFKPAYRCALSGSAFRDLVGIPGERSAAPDPSPERSETP, encoded by the coding sequence ATGACGGTCGTTCTCGCCGGTGTCGGCGCCGATAGCACGAACGTCGGCGCGCTGGCTCCGCTCTACGACGACGGGCGCTTCGAGTACGTGCCGATCCCGGAGAAGACCCGCGAGACGACCGAATCCGAGACCCTCGGGTCGTGGGACCTGCGGGTCGGCGATGGCGTCGCCGCCGACCTGACGACCCGCATCACCCCGCAGCCGATCCACGACGGCGCCGAGTCCGTCGCCGGCGATGCGCTCGAGTCGTGGCCGCTGCATCGCGACCCAAATTTCGAGGCGCTGACCTACGGCGAGCACCGGACCAGCGGCTACGTCTCGCGGCTGCGCGCGCTCGAACCGGGCGACGTCGTCGGCTTCTACGCCGGGCTGCGACGGCCAGGCGGGGACCGCGCTCACCGCTACCTGATCGGGTACTTTACCGTCGACCGCGCGGTCGTCGTCGGCCCCGAGACGCCGCCGGCCGAACGCCAGGCGATCCTGGATGCGCATCCCGAGAACGCCCACGCGAAACGCGCCCGCGACGGCGACCTCTACCTCGACAAACCGGTCGTCATCGTCGACGGCCGCGAGCCTGGCGGCCTGTTCGAGCGCGATCCGATCCGGCTCAGCGACTACTACGTCAGGGAGGGCAACGAACGGCCGCAGTACTACCTGCGCGACGAGATCGAGTCGGCGTGGAACGTTCGCGCCGGCGGAGCGAACATGATGTTCAAGCCCGCCTATCGCTGCGCCCTCTCGGGATCCGCCTTCCGGGATCTGGTCGGAATTCCCGGCGAGCGGTCCGCCGCCCCCGATCCGTCCCCTGAGCGGTCGGAGACGCCGTAG
- a CDS encoding MBL fold metallo-hydrolase produces MRVTFLGTGSAMPTGERFQAGILVQDDGRTVLVDCGAGALQRLQQSGVGYENVSTVLLTHHHLDHVSDLLPLMKARWLAGEEHLEIVGPQGTKGLVDDLLDVYEYMQDKIDLQVREVVPGEFSVAGFDVSAYETRHSLPCLAYRFGDLFTFSGDSEAFAGLANFAEGSAILAHDCSFPDDVDVSNHPTPERLGTELAGREIGRVYLTHLYPHTDGRHEEMLDSIGAHYDGDVRFAEDLQTVSIE; encoded by the coding sequence ATGCGCGTTACCTTTCTCGGCACGGGCAGCGCGATGCCCACCGGCGAACGCTTCCAGGCGGGAATCCTCGTGCAGGACGACGGCCGAACGGTGCTCGTCGACTGCGGCGCAGGCGCCCTCCAGCGGCTCCAGCAGTCCGGCGTCGGCTACGAGAACGTCTCGACGGTCCTCCTAACTCACCACCACCTCGACCACGTCTCGGACCTCCTGCCCCTGATGAAGGCCCGCTGGCTCGCCGGCGAGGAGCACCTCGAGATCGTCGGCCCGCAGGGGACCAAGGGCCTGGTCGACGACCTGCTCGACGTCTACGAGTACATGCAAGACAAGATCGACCTGCAGGTCCGAGAGGTCGTCCCCGGCGAGTTCTCGGTCGCGGGGTTCGACGTCTCGGCCTACGAGACCCGCCACTCGCTGCCGTGTCTCGCCTACCGCTTCGGCGACCTGTTCACCTTCAGCGGCGACAGCGAGGCCTTCGCCGGCCTGGCGAACTTCGCGGAGGGGTCGGCGATCCTGGCCCACGACTGCTCGTTCCCGGACGACGTCGACGTCTCGAACCATCCCACGCCCGAGCGCCTCGGGACGGAACTGGCCGGTCGGGAGATCGGACGGGTCTACCTGACCCACCTCTATCCCCACACCGACGGGCGCCACGAGGAGATGCTCGACTCGATCGGCGCCCACTACGACGGCGACGTCCGATTCGCCGAGGACCTCCAGACTGTCTCGATCGAGTGA